AGGTAAAGTGGCTAACTCATCATTTAAGCCATAAAGGTAGTTTAGTTCAACATGTTCATCTGCTAGCGCTCTAAAAAAACGTTGGCTCTCGTTAGCAAAACGTAAAACTTTTCCGATCTGCGCTAATTCTTTACCGTTCAAAGTCGCTCCGATCGCCAAGCGTTTCAAATGGGGCGCAACTGAAACGATATTAGGAACAGGGATCCCGCCTTTGAGGCGTAAAATATCTGCCCCATCCTTTGTCTTGTCTAATTCTGTCTGGATCTGTATAAATTCTGTTCGAGGTTTGAGTTTTTTGACTAAAGCATGACCCATCTCAGTCACAGTATACTCAGCTAACCGTTGCATGATCTTATCATACTCAAGAACATACAAACTTTTTTTATTCAAAAAATTACCCCCTATTTTAAAGTACTGTCAGTTCTGGCTGTTCTAACCAATGGCTATAGATCTCTTGTGAGATGATCGGTGTCTTTTTCAAAATAAATTGTGCCCCGCTCGAATCTAAGATTACTTCTTTAGGCGTTGGTGTCGGCCAAACACTTCCTAACAATAGACCAAAAAACAACACACCATACATCATCAAAAAAGAAACGATCCCCCCCAATAAACGATCGACATGTGAAATAACTGGTAAACGCCGCGTTGTTTTTTTGAGCGTCACCGTCACAAAACGCAATAAGATACCACCAACAAGCATGATCAACCAAAAGGCTAAGATCTGATAGAAGATCAATTGAACTCCTAAACTCCTAAAAAGATCAGCTAAGCTCTGGCCCACACTTGGTGCAAACCATAGGCTGAGCACCATGAGCGCTATAAAACCGATCAATTTTACTGAGACTGCTAAAAATCCTCGGGTAGCACCATGTTTAAACGCCACAAATAACAATAAAATTATTATTAAAGTTAGAATCATTGGTCATCCTTATTTTCTTTTTCAAGTAATTTTGTTAATTCTTTTTGCTTATAAAGTTGATCTGAGACCGCATTGATCGCAAGCAAGATCGCTGCTTGCTCCGAACTCAAAGACGGCATCAACTCTTTTACTTCACTTAATTGTTGATCAACGATCTTAGCAACAGCTTCCATATGCTCTGGCTGTGCTTTTCCGATGATCGTATACACTTTACCGGCGATCTTGATCTTATAACGTCGTTTTTCTTCAGACATTTTCCTTACCGCTATATCAAATATGTGAGATATAGCTTTTCCTTTCTCTCGATCTCTTTATTTACGATGTCAAAATCGCTATTCCTAAATTTCAACTTAAATTAAATGATGATCTTTTCTTCATTTTAGCACATCTCAAAATCAAGCTAAAATATCACCTTAAAACCTTGATCATCTTTAAAAAAGGAGCTGGTCAATTGCCAGCCCCTTTCTACATTATCTGATCGTTTTTAACTGTTTAGATTTTCATCGTTTAAGAAAGTATCTAAAACACCTTCGACCATATCCCATTCTTCATCACTTTCGATATCGAATAGTTCGGCATCTTTGGCTTCACCATCTTCATTTGGATCAAATGAAAAGGCTAAGACATCAACTTGTTCTTCTGGTTCTGAACCAGCTGGGATCAACAAGATATAAGATTTACCATAATCTTCTGATTCAAATGTGAATAAAACTTCATATAATGTTTCATTTCCATCTTGATCGACTAAAGTGATCAAGTTTTCATCTTGTGCACTCATTTGTATTCCTCTTTTCTATAATTGAGCTAATAATTTACCTTTACCATCTAGGTAATTTTGTAAGATCAAGCTAGCGGCAAGCTTATCGATAACTTGTTTGCGCTTCTTGCGGGAAGTATCTGCTTGTTCAACTAACATCCGTTCAGCTTCAACAGTCGTCAAACGTTCATCACAAAAATCGATCGGCAGACCAAACGTTTCAACTAAAAGCTCGCCATAACGCTGTGAAGCTTCAGCGCGAGGTCCTAACGTATTGTTCATGTTTTTAGGCAGACCAAGCACAAAACCTACCACATCATATTTCTCTACGAGTTCTTTAACTCGCTCGATCCCAAAACGACCTTCGTCTTCGTTGATCCTTATGATCTCGACTCCTTGAGCTGTCCAGCCCAATTCATCACTAACTGCGATCCCGACCGTTCTTGAACCGACATCTAATCCCATCAATCGTGCCACGTGCGTACCTACTGATCAGATCGACCGATCAGGTTTCCTTTCTTTTTCACTCAATGACCACTATTACTTATAGATCACTGCTTATCAAGATATGAGCGAACTAACTCTTCGATGATCTCGTCGCGCTCATGTCTTCTGATCAAATTACGTGCATCATTTAGGCGTGGGATATAAGCCGGATCTCCAGACAAAAGATAACCTACGATCTGATTGATCGGATTATACCCTTTTTCTTCCAATGCAGCATAAACTGTCTTCAAAGTTTCGCGTACATCCTTTTTCTTACCATCATCAAAGTTAAAATACATCGTCTTATCTAACGAACTCATCCCAAAACACCTCCGTGAGCTACTTTATTACACCTATTTTACTAAACAACGCCGTCAACTACAATCATCTAGCTTGATTTATTTTGTTTCTAGCCAAGCACTTGCTTTTTCTAAAGCAGCTTGGATCCCGGCTGGCTCTTTACCCCCAGCTTGCGCTAAGTTTGGTCGGCCACCACCGCCACCACCAACAAGTGGAGCAATCTCTTTGATCAGATCCCCAGCCTTTAAGCCAGCTTTGATCTTTGCATCTGAAACAGCAGCGATCAAGTTAACTTTATCTTTGGTTGGAGCAGTTGCTAACACTAATACGTCAGAGAGTTGTTGTTCTTTCCATTGATCAGCTAATTGCCGCAATTGATCCATCCCAGAAACTTTGACTTGAGCTGCGATCAAAGTATGACCGTTGACTTCTTTGACATCTTTGAAGACATCTTTAGCTTGTTGGCTTGCAAATTTAGCTTCTAGAGCTTCTTTTTGCTGTTCTAATTCTTTGATCTGGGCTTGCATTGCTTCGACTTTCCGTGGCACTTCTTTTAATTGGACTACTTTCATCTCAGCAGCGGCTTCTTGTAAGAGGTCATTTCTTTGTTCTAAAAATTCAAAGGCTTCTTTAGAAGTTACCGCTTCGATCCGACGCACGCCAGCTCCGACACCTGATTCAGAGACGATCTTGAAAAGCCCTAATTCATTAGTGTTATCAACGTGGTTGCCCCCACAAAATTCCATTGAGTAGTCGCCAGCTTTAACGACTCGCACTGTTTCACCATATTTTTCGCTAAAGAGTGCGATCGCTCCCATCTTCTTTGCATTTTCCAGATCAGTCACAACTGTTTGCACTGGCAAGTTTTGCCAGATTTTATCATTTACGATATCTTCAACTTGTTTAAGTTGTTCTGGCGTAACTGAACCTAAGTTAGTAAAGTCAAAGCGCAAATAAGTCGGTTCTACTAACGAACCAGCTTGATGCGTATGTTCACCTAAAACATCACGTAAAGCTTGGTCCAATAAGTGAGTTGCTGTATGGTTCTTTTTGACTTTAGCATGGAAAGTCTGATCGACTTCTAAGCGATAGCTTTCGTCTTTTTGAATATCTTGCAATAATTTGAGCGTGTGCATGTTTTGACCATTTGGCGCATGTTGCACATCTTTTACTTCGGCTACTGTTTGTCCTGCAAGATCTTTGATCAAACCTTTATCAGCAACTTGGCCCCCCATTTCAGCGTAAAATGGTGTCTTATCAAAAATCACTTGGACTTCGTCACCTTTAACTGCATGAGCGACTAACGCTTCATCTTTGATGATATCTTTTAGAACACCGATCGTTTCAAGCTCATCATAACCAACGTATTCACTTGGTGTCTTGATGTCTGTCAAAAGCCCACTTTGCACACCCATTGATTTAGCATTGGAACGTGCATTTCGTGCTCGTTCCCGTTGCTTTTTCATTTCTTCATCAAAACCAGCTTTGTCAACGGAAAGGCCGTTATCGCTAGCGTATTCTAACGTCAATTCGTATGGGAAACCATACGTATCGTAAAGCTTGAAGACACCTGCGCCTGGAAGCTTATCTTCGCCAGAAGCTTTTGTTTTAGCGATCAACTCATCTAACAAGGAGACTCCATCTTTTAATGTTTCGTTGAAACGATCTTCTTCCATATGGATCACTTTTTCGATGTAGTCGGCTTGTTCTAAAACTTCTGGATAGGCTGATTCCATGATCTTACCGACAACTGGGACCAATTTGTACAAGAAAGCTTGCTCGATCCCGAGTTTTTGTCCGTGCATCACAGCCCGCCGGATCAAACGGCGAATAACGTAACCGCGTCCTTCATTTGAAGGTAAAGCACCATCGCCGATCGCAAAAGTCACAGCCCGCGCATGATCAGCAATAACTTTAAAGGAGATATCTTTTTCAGGGTCATCACCGTATTGATACTTACCACTCAACTTCGCAGTTGCTTCGATGATCGGTAAAAAGAGATCTGTTTCAAAGTTTGTCCGTGCATTTTGGAAAACAGAAACGACACGTTCTAAGCCCATGCCCGTATCAATGTTTTTATGTGGCAATTCTTCGTAAGTTCCATCAGGCTTATGGTTGAATTGTGAGAACACGATATTCCAGATCTCAAGGTAACGTTCGTTTTCGCCACCAGGATAGTTTTCAGGATCGTCTTCTGCCACATTGTTCATCGCTTGACCACGATCATAGAAGATCTCAGAGTCTGGACCAGAAGGACCTTCACCAATATCCCAGAAGTTATCTTCAGCTTCGTAGATATGGTCTTCTTTGACCCCAACTTCGCGCCAGATGCGGTGGGCATCTGTATCTTTTGGATAAACTGTGATGTAAAGTTTTTCTGGATCAAGGGCAAACCATTCTTTACTTGTCAAAAGTTCCCAGGCCCAAGCGATCGCTTCTTCTTTGAAATAATCGCCAACTGAGAAATTGCCGAGCATTTCAAAAAGCGTATGGTGGCGCGCTGTCCGTCCAACATTTTCAATATCATTCGTGCGGATCGATTTTTGTGAGCTCGTCAACCGATGGTTCTTAGGAACGACTGAGCCATCAAAATATTTCTTCATCGTAGCGACCCCAGAGTTGATCCAAAGCAACGTTGGATCATCATGTGGGACTAGGGGAGCACTTTTTAAAACATCATGCCCCTTTTTTTCAAAGAAATCTAAATACATTTGTCTGATCTGTGCACTGGATAGTTCTTTCATATCTCTTTCCTTTCTTGACCTAAGAGAATAAAAAAGCACCGCTGCTAGCAAGGACGCTGATGCGCGGTACCACCTTGCTTGCAACGATGTTCATCGTAACCTCTTAGTTGCCCAAATACGTGGGCACGTTATTTTCATGTTGATCATATTCAGGGAGCATCAAATGAGCTTTGCAAGTTCTCACACCACCCGAACTCTCGCTGAAACAAAGTGACCATTTGATATGTCCTGAGTCAAGGCAAAGTATAAGCAAAAAAGCGCTCTTTGTCAAGTTAGTTTTAGATACTGTATGCGTTCGCTAATCCTCGGTTTCCAAAATTTAGCCCATTTTAAAATAATCTTTATCTAACCTATATATAAGATTTACCAAAAGCCCACTCATAGCCCACACTACGAGCGTTTCCGTACTTTATTTTACAACTATTTTACGATTTTTTTACTCTGTATTCAATCATTTTTTATCCCACTTATTTAATAAATATATTTTGATGTATACAGGTGGAAATTTAGCATGAAGTTTTTCAAATAATTTTTAAATAGAATACCTGCGTTTAATTATCCCCATTGCTGTACTGGATCCGCCATTATTTGGAATAGCTCCATGTCGTACACCTTCGTGCTCTAAATGAGGGTCACTAAGTATCTTGTCTATGTCCAATACCTGATCATGTCTTTCCAATTCTTCTCCTTTCACGCCAATTTCTATAGCTTTCCAATATTCCCCATTTTGTTTGTGCGTAATCAATTTGATCATATTATGCGCGCCGTTCTTACACCAACTTCTTCCCTGATGCTTCATACGATACGAATATGGTCGGTGCTTACTCTCACATACACCCAGTCCTATTTTAGGTACATTAATATTTCTATTATAAAAAGGATTTATATAGGGCCAATTTCGTTCTAAATATTTGCTCAATAATCGCGTATAATGCTTAGCTTTCTGACTATCTTCTTGAATGGCTGCCAATGACTCCATTGTATCCAAAACACTGATCACCTTATCCTTTGAATACTCCTTAATTGCTTTATTCATTGGTTCTATCAACTCCTGACAAAAATACATACGTTCTTTGATTTTACGATTAAGATGATAACGGTCTAAAAAATGCTCATGTTGCTTACTCCCTAAAGCCAATTCATAAAATACTGATGGCTCATATCCTGATCCACCATCGCTATTGGATAATATCAAAGTATCTCTTAAATCATAGTGTTTCTGAAGATAATTCAACATATCATCGTAACAACGTTTTCGTGATGCTCCTGAAAATTGATGCACATTAACACACTTACTACGCTTACCATTTTTTTCAACACCCTCGTGAACTTGGAAACGATGAACATTTATCAAACCTTTAGATTGGGACTTTATCAGCAAAGCGTCACCTTCCAAATAAAGTACTGGTATTCGTCTTTTGTCCGGACACAATAATTCTTCCTCATTCTTCTGATACTCTGTTGTTTGCTCTGCTATTCGTTGAGTAATCGCATGTACTCCTGACGCAGATATATTTAAAGCAGACAAACTATTGACTGCTTCAGAGACTTTACGAAATTCTATTTTTGTTGTTAGATCCGCAATCTTTGCTTGTACCAGTGGACTATATCTCAATCGTGGTGAGATACCCAATAGATCATCTAATGGATAACGATAAAGTTTTCCTTTCTGCCACAATCGCCGTTCAAAAGTAACGTCTCCAAACAAAAATTGAACACTGCGCCTATCTTTTCTAGCTATTGAGTATCCTTCTGATCGCATCTTAGATACCAACCTATAATCAATGTCTTCTAAAACTCTACCTAAGATTTTAGAAAATTCTATGTTCATCAATTGATATACAGCTCGTTCAAAAGCTATATTACTGCTGTTGTTTGCTATCAATTCAGCTATTTCTTTTTCAAGTCCACCCATATAACATTATTCCCCTTTATTCTACTGTCTCATCTACCATACCCACTTTTGAAACTTCCGTAAAGACTTTTTTTCTTGGATCAAAAATTGACTGGTACACAAATCTTTGCTTGCCTTCAGATACCCCTGATCTAGAAGCCGCTTGTGTAATAATAGAGGTCACTTTAATAACCCCACTTTTTTCTTTAATGCCAATATATGATTCAATGTCATACAATCGTGATCTTAGTTGCAGGCTATCTACATAACTGCCACCAGAGCTATCTTTATCTGTGCCAAATAATTTCTTATCTTCAAAAACGTTACTGCTAACTATCTCTTTAGCTTTACGTGATCTAGAATTATATTCTTTTGAGTTATCAAAGTTAAAGAGTATTTGATACAATTTTCTAGCATAAGCTTCAGCATTTACTTCATTTCGATATCGTTCAAGGTTTTTTGGCTCAATATTATTCAGCATAACATTCTGTCTCTTGCTTCTATTTCTCTGAATGACTTTTGTTTTTCTTTGACAATCAGCGGTTTGAGCATCAATATGTTGTTGAACAAAATAAAAAGTCGTCGCTAGACCTAAATTTAATATAATAATCACGCCAAGCAATATATTTATCTTATTAAGCTTCATTGCTAGAACCTCCACGTAAAGAAGTTATCATATAAGAATTTACCTGTTGCCTCTCTAAGTTATAGTTCAGTTTGAAAAGCTTGATATATTCTTTTTGCGACTCAAATTGATAAGTCACCGTCACTAAAACTTCGCTGTCCTTTTTCTCGCTTGCTTGAAAGCTAACTTGTGTATTTATATTTTTCTTTACAAAAAATTTATCGCCGTAGTGCGTGTCCTCAAAAACTCTATTCGCTAGTTTTGATCCCAACACTTTTTTGATCATTGCTTTATTTTTTTCAAGATCATTTTTGGTTTGTATACCACCATAAACTAGCTCAAATACATATTTCAGACGTTGTTGTGCAGCTGATTCCATATAATCCAAATCCACATTCATTGACGCTTTTCGCTTATTTTCCCGTTGCTTTAGTGCTT
This window of the Ligilactobacillus faecis genome carries:
- a CDS encoding IreB family regulatory phosphoprotein, with product MSSLDKTMYFNFDDGKKKDVRETLKTVYAALEEKGYNPINQIVGYLLSGDPAYIPRLNDARNLIRRHERDEIIEELVRSYLDKQ
- a CDS encoding CvpA family protein, which codes for MILTLIIILLLFVAFKHGATRGFLAVSVKLIGFIALMVLSLWFAPSVGQSLADLFRSLGVQLIFYQILAFWLIMLVGGILLRFVTVTLKKTTRRLPVISHVDRLLGGIVSFLMMYGVLFFGLLLGSVWPTPTPKEVILDSSGAQFILKKTPIISQEIYSHWLEQPELTVL
- a CDS encoding DUF1292 domain-containing protein, with translation MSAQDENLITLVDQDGNETLYEVLFTFESEDYGKSYILLIPAGSEPEEQVDVLAFSFDPNEDGEAKDAELFDIESDEEWDMVEGVLDTFLNDENLNS
- a CDS encoding ISLre2 family transposase, which translates into the protein MGGLEKEIAELIANNSSNIAFERAVYQLMNIEFSKILGRVLEDIDYRLVSKMRSEGYSIARKDRRSVQFLFGDVTFERRLWQKGKLYRYPLDDLLGISPRLRYSPLVQAKIADLTTKIEFRKVSEAVNSLSALNISASGVHAITQRIAEQTTEYQKNEEELLCPDKRRIPVLYLEGDALLIKSQSKGLINVHRFQVHEGVEKNGKRSKCVNVHQFSGASRKRCYDDMLNYLQKHYDLRDTLILSNSDGGSGYEPSVFYELALGSKQHEHFLDRYHLNRKIKERMYFCQELIEPMNKAIKEYSKDKVISVLDTMESLAAIQEDSQKAKHYTRLLSKYLERNWPYINPFYNRNINVPKIGLGVCESKHRPYSYRMKHQGRSWCKNGAHNMIKLITHKQNGEYWKAIEIGVKGEELERHDQVLDIDKILSDPHLEHEGVRHGAIPNNGGSSTAMGIIKRRYSI
- a CDS encoding cell division protein ZapA, with translation MSEEKRRYKIKIAGKVYTIIGKAQPEHMEAVAKIVDQQLSEVKELMPSLSSEQAAILLAINAVSDQLYKQKELTKLLEKENKDDQ
- the alaS gene encoding alanine--tRNA ligase — protein: MKELSSAQIRQMYLDFFEKKGHDVLKSAPLVPHDDPTLLWINSGVATMKKYFDGSVVPKNHRLTSSQKSIRTNDIENVGRTARHHTLFEMLGNFSVGDYFKEEAIAWAWELLTSKEWFALDPEKLYITVYPKDTDAHRIWREVGVKEDHIYEAEDNFWDIGEGPSGPDSEIFYDRGQAMNNVAEDDPENYPGGENERYLEIWNIVFSQFNHKPDGTYEELPHKNIDTGMGLERVVSVFQNARTNFETDLFLPIIEATAKLSGKYQYGDDPEKDISFKVIADHARAVTFAIGDGALPSNEGRGYVIRRLIRRAVMHGQKLGIEQAFLYKLVPVVGKIMESAYPEVLEQADYIEKVIHMEEDRFNETLKDGVSLLDELIAKTKASGEDKLPGAGVFKLYDTYGFPYELTLEYASDNGLSVDKAGFDEEMKKQRERARNARSNAKSMGVQSGLLTDIKTPSEYVGYDELETIGVLKDIIKDEALVAHAVKGDEVQVIFDKTPFYAEMGGQVADKGLIKDLAGQTVAEVKDVQHAPNGQNMHTLKLLQDIQKDESYRLEVDQTFHAKVKKNHTATHLLDQALRDVLGEHTHQAGSLVEPTYLRFDFTNLGSVTPEQLKQVEDIVNDKIWQNLPVQTVVTDLENAKKMGAIALFSEKYGETVRVVKAGDYSMEFCGGNHVDNTNELGLFKIVSESGVGAGVRRIEAVTSKEAFEFLEQRNDLLQEAAAEMKVVQLKEVPRKVEAMQAQIKELEQQKEALEAKFASQQAKDVFKDVKEVNGHTLIAAQVKVSGMDQLRQLADQWKEQQLSDVLVLATAPTKDKVNLIAAVSDAKIKAGLKAGDLIKEIAPLVGGGGGGRPNLAQAGGKEPAGIQAALEKASAWLETK
- the ruvX gene encoding Holliday junction resolvase RuvX, whose translation is MARLMGLDVGSRTVGIAVSDELGWTAQGVEIIRINEDEGRFGIERVKELVEKYDVVGFVLGLPKNMNNTLGPRAEASQRYGELLVETFGLPIDFCDERLTTVEAERMLVEQADTSRKKRKQVIDKLAASLILQNYLDGKGKLLAQL